A region of the Planktothrix tepida PCC 9214 genome:
CATAATTTGCTTGTCGAATATGCAAATAATTGCAATCATCAATAATAATTAAAGCTTTTTCGTGAAGATAGGGGAGGATCAACTCTAAGCACATTAACTGACTGCGATAGTCATGAGGCCCATCCACAAAATAAACACCTACCTTTTTATCTCCAATATATTTATCTAAATTTAATAAAGCATCTTCATAATCTTGATTAATTAGATGAGCATTTTTAACTCCCAGTTCTTTTTTTCGCTTCAAAATAATTGAATAGTTCTTTTTGTCTTGATCAAATTGAGCAAAGTTATCTATTCCATAGCAACAAATATTCGGACAAGCACTTGCTACCGATAAAAGTGTGAGTCCCTGAAAAACTCCTACTTCTAAATAACACGCCTTTTCTTCTTCAGCAAATAACGTAGAAAATCGTTGCAGAATACCAATCACTTTTTCTCCAGAAAAACCAGTCAAAATATCTTTATTAGGTTTTTTCTGAAAGCCATTAGCTTCAGATTCATTAACTGCATTAATTAGATTGTTTAGATTTATACTCACCTTATTTATTCCTAAAACTAAACTATCTGGAATTCAAAAATCACTCATTAAGATTTCATCATTGGTTAAGGTTTTTCTTCCATCAAGCTTTGGGCTAAGTTCTCCAAACTATTTACATTTTTCAATGTTACTAATTCAGGGAACTCCAGCCGAGAACAAGTTTGACAAGGACTACCTTTAGGGAAAAATCGAATTAAATTTTTGCGCCAATTTACAAGTTGCTGATCTACATAATGTTCAAAAATACTTCTTCCATCGTTTAAATTTCCAATAATATATTGATCATGCTCAGGCAAATCAGCGTAAACATTGCAGCATGGTAAAACATTACCACGGTAGTCTACACTCAAATCCTCAAATGGATAAAAACAAGGACAAGAACGATTGATGACGGTAGGCCCTACGTCTACAAGCTCTCCTCTGTTAAAACCAATAGATGCTATATTTCTTCCCCAAATATTAATTAAAGTATCTTTATAGTTTTCCTTAATTGAATAACCAAAACCTTTCGTGTAAGAGGGCTGTTTTCGTTTTAATTCAAGTTTTTCCGCCATTCTACTCATTTTTTCTACAATGTACTGCTCATCAAAGACACCATTTTTAGGACCGTAGATTGAAATATTTAAACTCATCAATCCTGATTTTTGAAGTTCTTCTAAATAATTAAAATCTAAATAATCGCCGTTTGTATTGATGATGATGTTTGCTTTGGGTAGATAGTATTTTGCTTGAGTAATTCTTTGAAGAATTATTTTATCTGCTAAAGGTTCATTATACTGATGAAAACCAAATATACCGTCATAATGTATTAAAGCTAATTCTTTCAGAATATTCAGATATATTTTTTCATCTAAATATTGGTTCTCTTTCAAACGAGTTCCATATTGGTTGGGACAAAAAATACATTTTCGATTGCAAAATGAAAAGACTTCTACATGAACACGCCTAATAGAATTTTTAAATAATTTCTTTGCAATATCAATTTCTGATATAGGACGAAAATGTCGATCACTTATATAAATTTGTTTTCCTTTAAAAACCACTGTAGCATATTTATCAGAATCCAAGTCCGATTGACAGATTGTATGGTTATTAACTTGAAAGGCTACACCAGGCTTCTCTATTAATACATGATTAGATTCGGAGTCTAAGGCATAAGGATTAATATTATTTGCAGCACGGTAAGCAGACATCGCATTATCCCAATCTTGAAGTTTTGCAAAAGCATGGGCAAGACTGATATAATAATAATGTTTTTTTGAATCTAACTCAATCGCTTTTTTATACTCAACAATTGCTTGATTCCAATTTCCTTTCTTCTCTAAAGTTCTTCCAAGTTGATAGTTAAATTCAGGGTCGCCCGAACCATTATTTATCGCATTTAAAAAACAAACGATAGCTTCATCTAATAAATTTTCATCTTGACTTAAAACCTTTGCTAATCTATAATTAAAACAGGCTGATTTTGGGTTTAATTCAATAGCTTTTCGGTAATGCTGAATCGATTCTTCCAAATTACCAACTGCTCCTAAAGCCTCACCCAATTCATAATAATACCAGGAAAAAGTAGGATTATTTTCAATGGCTTTAAGATAAATTATGATAGACTCGTGTAACTTCCCTTCCCGTT
Encoded here:
- a CDS encoding tetratricopeptide repeat protein gives rise to the protein MSNENPTQNVFLKKARQLQREGKLHESIIIYLKAIENNPTFSWYYYELGEALGAVGNLEESIQHYRKAIELNPKSACFNYRLAKVLSQDENLLDEAIVCFLNAINNGSGDPEFNYQLGRTLEKKGNWNQAIVEYKKAIELDSKKHYYYISLAHAFAKLQDWDNAMSAYRAANNINPYALDSESNHVLIEKPGVAFQVNNHTICQSDLDSDKYATVVFKGKQIYISDRHFRPISEIDIAKKLFKNSIRRVHVEVFSFCNRKCIFCPNQYGTRLKENQYLDEKIYLNILKELALIHYDGIFGFHQYNEPLADKIILQRITQAKYYLPKANIIINTNGDYLDFNYLEELQKSGLMSLNISIYGPKNGVFDEQYIVEKMSRMAEKLELKRKQPSYTKGFGYSIKENYKDTLINIWGRNIASIGFNRGELVDVGPTVINRSCPCFYPFEDLSVDYRGNVLPCCNVYADLPEHDQYIIGNLNDGRSIFEHYVDQQLVNWRKNLIRFFPKGSPCQTCSRLEFPELVTLKNVNSLENLAQSLMEEKP